In the genome of Metabacillus litoralis, the window TGGGAAAGTGTTTTAGGGACAAAAAGAGGAGAGCTAATTTTGCAGAATTCCTCAGAGAAATATCAAAAGCAATGGGATCATAACAATCCTTCACCGTATGTTTTTCATTTAACTGAAAAAACTGAGTGGAAGACTATTTCTAAAGATAAGGAAGAATGTAAAGGGCGTCTACTCGGGGGATGTATCGATGTGATCCGACATCTAGTAGGTACGCCATATGGACAAGTTAGCAAATTTCTAGATTCTTATTTAGAGCGCGATGATAAAGTAATTTGGTATTTTGAAAACTGTGAGCTAAATACAACGGATTTACGTAGGTCTCTTGTTCAAATGAAACTTGCAGGTTGGTTTGATTCTTGTTCAGGAATATTATTTGGAAGAAGTGCTGCGAATCAATCTATAGACAATTATCACGTAGTAGATGTTTATAAAGATTTGTATAACGAACTTCAAATCCCGATCATATATGATATAGACTGTGGTCATGTACCACCACAACTAACATTGGTAAATGGAGCATATGCTGAAGTGCTGGTTCAAAATGGAGAAGGAAGAGTTTCACAGGTGTTCATTTAATAATGGATTCGTTCAAGTACATTAAGGAGGAAGTAAGATGAATCAAACAATTGGTTTTATTGGTCTTGGCGTTATGGGGAAAAGTATGGCAAAACACATATTAAAAGCTGGATATCCTTTGAACATTTATACTAGAACAAAGGAAAAGGCTGAGGAACTGCTATCTTTAGGAGCTGAATGGAAAAGTACGGTTGCGGAGCTTTCAAATGAGTCTGATATTATTATTACAATGATTGGCTATCCGCAAGATGTTGAGCATGTTTATTTAGACGAAGCAGGTATTATTTCATCTGCAAGACCAGGTACATACGTGATTGATATGACTACTTCTCAGCCCTCCTTGGCAAAGAAAATTCATGAAAAAGCGAAGCAAAAAAATATTTATGCACTCGATGCCCCAGTGTCTGGAGGAGATATTGGTGCACGTGAAGCTCGATTAGCGATTATGGTTGGTGGACATAGAGAGGCGTTTGATCATTGTTACCCGTTATTTGAAATAATGGGACAAAAT includes:
- a CDS encoding S66 family peptidase, translated to MITYPILQKGATVGVTAPSSGIPDELHSMFRQALVSMENKGYKTYCGETVWTQDKAKSSSAKKRAYEFMSMMKDDEISLIVPPWGGELLIEVLEHIDFDSIQNKWVMGYSDTSALLLAITLKTGVATAHGTNLVDLRGVYSDSTTEKWESVLGTKRGELILQNSSEKYQKQWDHNNPSPYVFHLTEKTEWKTISKDKEECKGRLLGGCIDVIRHLVGTPYGQVSKFLDSYLERDDKVIWYFENCELNTTDLRRSLVQMKLAGWFDSCSGILFGRSAANQSIDNYHVVDVYKDLYNELQIPIIYDIDCGHVPPQLTLVNGAYAEVLVQNGEGRVSQVFI
- a CDS encoding NAD(P)-dependent oxidoreductase, encoding MNQTIGFIGLGVMGKSMAKHILKAGYPLNIYTRTKEKAEELLSLGAEWKSTVAELSNESDIIITMIGYPQDVEHVYLDEAGIISSARPGTYVIDMTTSQPSLAKKIHEKAKQKNIYALDAPVSGGDIGAREARLAIMVGGHREAFDHCYPLFEIMGQNIVYQGEAGSGQHTKMCNQIAIASGMIGVCEAVSYAKKSGLDPANVLKSITTGAAGSWSLSNLAPRMLEEDYEPGFFVKHFIKDMGIALDESNEMDLFTPGLKLAHELYEKLAEEGNENKGTQALVKLWDKAEVNN